The following proteins come from a genomic window of Eubalaena glacialis isolate mEubGla1 chromosome X, mEubGla1.1.hap2.+ XY, whole genome shotgun sequence:
- the FAM199X gene encoding protein FAM199X isoform X2: MSDEASATTSYEKFLTPEEPFPLLGPPRGVGTCPSEEPGCLDISDFGCQLSSCHRTDPLHRFHTNRWNLTSCGTSVASSECSEELFSSVSVGDQDDCYSLLDDQDFTSFDLFPEGSVCSDVSSSISTYWDWSDSEFEWQLPGSDIASGSDVLSDVIPSIPCSPCLLPKKKNKHRNLDELPWSAMTNDEQVEYIEYLSRKVSTEMGLREQLDIIKIIDPSAQISPTDSEFIIELNCLTDEKLKQVRNYIKEHSPRLRPAREAWKRSNFSCASTSGVSGASASASSSSASMKRSKQRKLQQKALRKRQLKEQRQARKERLSGLFLNEEVLSLKVTEEDHEADVDVLM, from the exons ATGTCCGACGAAGCGTCAGCCACCACTTCGTACGAGAAGTTTCTAACCCCCGAGGAGCCCTTCCCGCTTCTGGGACCCCCTCGCGGGGTGGGCACCTGCCCGAGCGAGGAGCCGGGCTGCCTGGACATCAGCGACTTCGGCTGCCAGCTCTCGTCTTGCCATCGCACGGATCCGCTCCACCGCTTCCACACCAACAG gTGGAACTTAACTTCCTGTGGAACAAGTGTGGCCAGCTCAGAATGCAGTGAGGAGCTGTTTTCATCAGTTTCTGTTGGAGATCAAGATGATTGCTATTCCCTATTAGATGATCAGGACTTCACGTCTTTTGATTTATTCCCTGAGGGGAGTGTCTGCAGTGATGTCTCTTCTTCTATCAGCACATACTGGGATTGGTCAGATAGCGAATTTGAATGGCag ttaccAGGCAGTGACATTGCCAGTGGGAGTGATGTACTTTCTGATGTCATACCCAGTATTCCATGTTCACCTTGCCTGCttcctaaaaagaaaaacaagcaccGGAATTTAGATGAACTTCCTTGGAGTGCAATGACAAATGATGAACAG GTGGAATATATTGAGTATCTGAGTCGTAAAGTCAGTACTGAGATGGGTCTTCGGGAGCAActtgatattattaaaataattgatcCTTCTGCTCAAATCTCCCCTACAGACAGTGAGTTTATTATTGAACTTAACTGTCTCACAGATGAAAAACTGAAGCAG GTCAGAAACTATATCAAGGAGCATAGCCCTCGCCTACGGCCTGCAAGAGAGGCCTGGAAGAGAAGCAACTTTAGTTGCGCAAGCACCAGTGGAGTGAGCGGTGCCAGTGCCAGTGCCAGCAGCAGcagtgccagcatg aAGCGATCCAAGCAACGGAAGTTACAGCAGAAGGCCTTGCGCAAGAGGCAGCTGAAAGAGCAGAGGCAGGCTCGGAAGGAGAGGCTCAGTGGGCTATTCCTTAATGAAGAAGTGCTGTCCTTGAAAGTGACTGAGGAAGACCACGAAGCAGATGTAGATGTTTTGATGTAA
- the FAM199X gene encoding protein FAM199X isoform X1 translates to MSDEASATTSYEKFLTPEEPFPLLGPPRGVGTCPSEEPGCLDISDFGCQLSSCHRTDPLHRFHTNRWNLTSCGTSVASSECSEELFSSVSVGDQDDCYSLLDDQDFTSFDLFPEGSVCSDVSSSISTYWDWSDSEFEWQLPGSDIASGSDVLSDVIPSIPCSPCLLPKKKNKHRNLDELPWSAMTNDEQVEYIEYLSRKVSTEMGLREQLDIIKIIDPSAQISPTDSEFIIELNCLTDEKLKQVRNYIKEHSPRLRPAREAWKRSNFSCASTSGVSGASASASSSSASMVSSASSSGSSVGNSASNSSANMSRAHSDSNLSASAAERIRDSKKRSKQRKLQQKALRKRQLKEQRQARKERLSGLFLNEEVLSLKVTEEDHEADVDVLM, encoded by the exons ATGTCCGACGAAGCGTCAGCCACCACTTCGTACGAGAAGTTTCTAACCCCCGAGGAGCCCTTCCCGCTTCTGGGACCCCCTCGCGGGGTGGGCACCTGCCCGAGCGAGGAGCCGGGCTGCCTGGACATCAGCGACTTCGGCTGCCAGCTCTCGTCTTGCCATCGCACGGATCCGCTCCACCGCTTCCACACCAACAG gTGGAACTTAACTTCCTGTGGAACAAGTGTGGCCAGCTCAGAATGCAGTGAGGAGCTGTTTTCATCAGTTTCTGTTGGAGATCAAGATGATTGCTATTCCCTATTAGATGATCAGGACTTCACGTCTTTTGATTTATTCCCTGAGGGGAGTGTCTGCAGTGATGTCTCTTCTTCTATCAGCACATACTGGGATTGGTCAGATAGCGAATTTGAATGGCag ttaccAGGCAGTGACATTGCCAGTGGGAGTGATGTACTTTCTGATGTCATACCCAGTATTCCATGTTCACCTTGCCTGCttcctaaaaagaaaaacaagcaccGGAATTTAGATGAACTTCCTTGGAGTGCAATGACAAATGATGAACAG GTGGAATATATTGAGTATCTGAGTCGTAAAGTCAGTACTGAGATGGGTCTTCGGGAGCAActtgatattattaaaataattgatcCTTCTGCTCAAATCTCCCCTACAGACAGTGAGTTTATTATTGAACTTAACTGTCTCACAGATGAAAAACTGAAGCAG GTCAGAAACTATATCAAGGAGCATAGCCCTCGCCTACGGCCTGCAAGAGAGGCCTGGAAGAGAAGCAACTTTAGTTGCGCAAGCACCAGTGGAGTGAGCGGTGCCAGTGCCAGTGCCAGCAGCAGcagtgccagcatggtcagttcTGCAAGCAGCAGTGGGTCCAGTGTTGGAAACTCTGCTTCAAACTCCAGTGCCAACATGAGTCGAGCACACAGTGACAGCAACTTGTCTGCAAGTGCAGCAGAGCGGATTCGGGATTCAAAA aAGCGATCCAAGCAACGGAAGTTACAGCAGAAGGCCTTGCGCAAGAGGCAGCTGAAAGAGCAGAGGCAGGCTCGGAAGGAGAGGCTCAGTGGGCTATTCCTTAATGAAGAAGTGCTGTCCTTGAAAGTGACTGAGGAAGACCACGAAGCAGATGTAGATGTTTTGATGTAA